From one Lolium rigidum isolate FL_2022 chromosome 4, APGP_CSIRO_Lrig_0.1, whole genome shotgun sequence genomic stretch:
- the LOC124707960 gene encoding uncharacterized protein LOC124707960 — protein MGKKRVVAATKATATPIFPFTAAADQTEPPHHFSDYGFDPQLLCFPQPVIAEPYRVLHSQPETKRFKLHKPISKKHQRTQTQHGHKQRRRWWSSAAAAALHFFFKRPSSSSPAARAAGAASSSSCSTAAASFAPPGALYFADDGGDEATGCACWSPALRSGRLAAAELGVASVAVPYASLRDVDFGGGVRGAGWAAPSMPIYLVT, from the exons ATGGGGAAGAAGAGGGTGGTGGCCGCGACGAAGGCGACGGCGACGCCCATCTTCCCGTTCACGGCGGCCGCGGACCAGACGGAGCCGCCGCACCACTTCAGCGACTACGGCTTCGACCCGCAGCTCCTCTGCTTCCCCCAGCCGGTGA TTGCTGAACCGTACCGTGTGCTGCATTCTCAGCCCGAGACGAAGCGGTTCAAGCTCCACAAGCCCATTTCCAAGAAACACCAACGCACGCAGACGCAGCACGGCCACAAGCagcgccggcggtggtggagctctgccgccgccgcggcgctccacttcttcttcaagcgcccctcctcctccagccCCGCCGCTCGGGCTGCCGgcgcagcctcgtcgtcctcctgcAGTACTGCTGCAGCTTCATTCGCGCCGCCCGGGGCGCTGTACTTCGCCGATGACGGAGGCGACGAAGCCACGGGGTGCGCGTGCTGGTCGCCGGCCCTGCGGTCCGGTCGCCTGGCCGCCGCCGAGCTCGGCGTCGCCTCGGTCGCAGTTCCCTATGCCAGCCTCAGGGACGTCGATTTCGGCGGTGGCGTCCGAGGAGCAGGATGGGCCGCTCCGTCGATGCCCATCTACCTCGTGACGTGA